In Blastopirellula sediminis, the following proteins share a genomic window:
- a CDS encoding ArsR/SmtB family transcription factor produces the protein MATLPSQNLAEETGSLAHDEEARVSAAALFHALGDPARLHLAALLIHRELCVSQLAELLDDSLPAISQRLKLLKQERIVKARRDGKHVYYQLDDDHIAALVINALAHAEESR, from the coding sequence ATGGCAACCCTCCCCAGTCAGAATCTCGCGGAAGAGACCGGCTCTTTGGCCCATGACGAAGAGGCGCGAGTCAGCGCGGCGGCCCTGTTTCATGCCCTCGGAGACCCGGCTCGTCTCCATCTGGCGGCATTGTTAATTCATCGTGAATTGTGCGTTTCGCAATTGGCGGAACTGCTCGACGACAGCTTGCCCGCCATTTCGCAGCGTCTGAAGCTGCTGAAGCAAGAGCGGATCGTCAAGGCTCGTCGCGACGGCAAACATGTCTACTATCAGCTTGACGACGATCACATCGCCGCACTTGTCATCAACGCTTTGGCCCACGCTGAGGAATCGCGATGA
- a CDS encoding peptidylprolyl isomerase, with translation MLRKLKRSLNLWSVAAALTAISWPLSVSADDAPAPVAPPTAEEKAEAEKPAAAEPAKPEMEKPAAEKPAAEMPAAEKPKAEPGEKTALFVKKFGEWKTLLAKLRGLQEDYRLADEDKLVAIRKEYDETLDQGEALMVEIKQAAIDAFEEAPGANNDAINFMILSGHDAQKKDKNEEAYKIGRSLIDHGIENAPIYSMTIRAAFGADRFDDAVAVTEKAIQFKKTSGDEDFAPSDEALNEANISAAFREFWAKEQEIRAKEAEADDLPRVRLTTEHGDIIIELFENEAPQTVANFISLVNKGFYNGLSFHRVLENFMAQGGDPKGDGTGGPGYQIYCECYKPNYRRHFSGTLSMAHAGRDTGGSQFFITFRPTPGLDGKHTAFGRVIEGMDVVTDIQRRDPEDLNAPTPEKIIKAEVIRDRGHEYKPTMVK, from the coding sequence ATGTTGCGGAAGTTGAAGCGGAGTCTGAACTTGTGGAGCGTCGCCGCGGCCCTGACGGCGATTTCCTGGCCGCTGTCGGTCTCTGCCGATGATGCCCCGGCTCCGGTCGCCCCTCCGACGGCGGAAGAAAAAGCGGAAGCGGAAAAGCCAGCCGCGGCTGAGCCAGCCAAGCCGGAGATGGAAAAGCCCGCCGCGGAAAAGCCTGCTGCCGAGATGCCGGCCGCAGAGAAGCCGAAGGCGGAGCCCGGCGAAAAAACGGCCCTCTTCGTCAAGAAGTTTGGCGAATGGAAGACGCTGTTGGCCAAGCTGCGCGGCTTGCAGGAAGACTATCGCCTGGCCGACGAAGACAAGTTGGTCGCGATTCGCAAAGAATACGACGAGACGCTCGATCAGGGCGAAGCGTTAATGGTGGAAATCAAGCAGGCGGCGATCGACGCGTTTGAAGAGGCGCCGGGTGCGAACAACGACGCGATCAACTTCATGATCCTCAGCGGCCACGACGCCCAGAAGAAAGACAAGAACGAGGAAGCGTACAAAATCGGCCGCTCGCTGATCGACCACGGCATTGAAAACGCGCCGATTTACTCGATGACGATTCGAGCCGCATTCGGCGCCGATCGTTTCGACGATGCGGTCGCCGTGACCGAAAAAGCGATCCAGTTCAAGAAAACGTCGGGTGACGAGGACTTCGCTCCGAGCGATGAAGCGCTGAACGAAGCGAACATCTCGGCGGCTTTCCGCGAGTTTTGGGCGAAAGAACAGGAGATTCGGGCCAAGGAAGCGGAAGCGGACGACTTGCCGCGCGTCCGGCTGACCACCGAACATGGCGACATCATCATCGAACTGTTCGAGAACGAAGCGCCGCAAACGGTCGCCAACTTCATCTCGCTGGTGAACAAGGGCTTCTATAACGGGCTCTCGTTCCACCGTGTGTTGGAGAACTTCATGGCGCAAGGGGGCGATCCGAAGGGAGATGGAACCGGCGGTCCGGGCTACCAGATCTACTGCGAATGCTACAAGCCGAACTACCGCCGTCACTTTAGCGGGACGCTCAGCATGGCGCATGCGGGACGCGACACCGGCGGATCGCAGTTTTTCATCACCTTCCGGCCCACTCCGGGTTTGGATGGCAAGCACACCGCGTTTGGGCGGGTGATCGAAGGAATGGATGTCGTCACCGACATCCAGCGGCGTGACCCGGAAGACCTCAACGCGCCGACTCCGGAAAAGATCATCAAGGCGGAAGTGATCCGTGATCGCGGGCATGAGTATAAGCCGACGATGGTGAAGTGA
- a CDS encoding heavy metal translocating P-type ATPase, with the protein MSTQPLTDIALKRVSLHVPEMDCAEEVRQLRVGLEPVAGIEQLDFDVINGRMDVAYDDSRLSYDQLVDAVVNLGMTAKPFRDGGQSGAQQANLTRGKEIATGVSAALIAAGFLTHVVSAGSLHAALSAELFPKSGVVPMMNYLVAAFYLFGMISGAWYVAPKALTSARHFRADMNVLMCVAILGACLLGDFFEAAMVAFLFSLSLLLEQWSVARARRSIADLMTQTPPIAHVRCCSDDWKDKPLAEIQVGQICLVKPGERAPLDGVITQGAPAINQAPVTGESVPVEKNVGDEIYAGTINGGSSFQFEVTHAAGDTMLDRIAKMIDDAHKQRAPSQQWVEKFSAYYTPAMMILSAVIMVVPPLFLYMTGQISDEGIQHDVSLWFYNGLILLVIACPCALVIATPVSIVCGLTAAARNGVLVKGGLALETFGRVNVLAMDKTGTITTGVPAVTQVSPQNGYSEEEVLRIAASLEQQSNHPLATAIVKAAAERGLTLAQPGDFQEIPGRGASGEIDGSPAWVGSLSMAKERLSDPQQLQTAAQQVGIGSLVVVGRGEQLLGLIVLGDQIRAGAADVVRQLHHLGVSNVAVLSGDNNTAVQQVAAEVGIDNWRGEQLPQDKIAAVKELRGDNVIAMIGDGVNDGPALAAADVGVAMGAIGADAAIETADVALMSDEITKLPWLVGLARRTLRMIQFNIAFALGVKAIFVILAVLGMTNLWLAIIADTGVSLLVIANSLRLLNSNQH; encoded by the coding sequence ATGAGCACTCAGCCGTTAACCGACATCGCGCTCAAACGGGTCAGTCTGCACGTCCCTGAAATGGACTGCGCGGAGGAAGTGCGGCAACTGCGCGTCGGCCTGGAACCGGTCGCCGGGATCGAGCAACTCGATTTCGACGTCATCAACGGCCGCATGGACGTCGCGTATGACGATAGCCGCTTGAGCTATGACCAGTTGGTCGACGCGGTGGTCAATCTTGGCATGACGGCCAAACCATTTCGCGACGGCGGCCAGTCAGGCGCTCAGCAAGCCAACCTGACCCGCGGCAAAGAGATCGCCACCGGCGTCTCAGCGGCGCTGATCGCCGCCGGCTTCCTAACCCATGTCGTGTCGGCCGGCAGCCTGCATGCTGCCCTTTCGGCAGAACTCTTTCCCAAGTCGGGCGTGGTCCCGATGATGAACTACCTGGTCGCTGCGTTCTACCTGTTCGGTATGATCAGCGGCGCGTGGTACGTCGCCCCCAAGGCGCTCACCTCGGCGCGTCACTTTCGCGCTGACATGAACGTCTTGATGTGCGTCGCCATCCTGGGCGCATGTTTGCTCGGCGACTTTTTTGAAGCGGCGATGGTCGCGTTTCTCTTTTCGCTGTCGCTGCTGCTCGAACAATGGAGCGTCGCTCGCGCTCGCCGTTCGATCGCCGACCTGATGACGCAGACGCCACCCATCGCGCACGTCCGCTGTTGCAGCGACGACTGGAAAGACAAACCGCTAGCCGAAATCCAAGTGGGGCAAATCTGCCTGGTGAAGCCGGGCGAACGAGCGCCGCTGGACGGCGTCATCACACAAGGGGCTCCCGCGATCAATCAAGCGCCGGTCACCGGCGAATCGGTCCCGGTCGAAAAGAACGTCGGCGACGAGATCTACGCCGGCACAATCAACGGCGGCTCGTCGTTTCAATTTGAAGTGACGCACGCGGCTGGCGATACGATGCTCGATCGCATCGCCAAGATGATCGACGACGCCCACAAACAACGCGCTCCCAGCCAACAATGGGTCGAGAAGTTTTCGGCTTACTACACGCCGGCGATGATGATCTTGTCGGCAGTCATCATGGTGGTTCCGCCGTTGTTTCTTTATATGACTGGGCAGATTTCCGACGAGGGAATCCAGCATGACGTTTCCTTGTGGTTCTACAACGGCTTGATCCTGCTGGTGATCGCCTGCCCTTGTGCACTCGTGATCGCGACGCCGGTCAGCATCGTTTGCGGGCTGACGGCGGCGGCGCGTAACGGCGTGCTGGTCAAAGGGGGACTGGCGCTGGAAACCTTCGGCCGCGTCAACGTGCTGGCGATGGACAAGACCGGCACAATCACCACCGGCGTTCCGGCCGTCACGCAAGTTTCGCCGCAGAACGGCTACTCGGAAGAAGAAGTCCTCCGCATCGCCGCTTCGCTCGAACAACAAAGCAATCATCCGCTCGCGACCGCAATCGTCAAAGCGGCCGCCGAACGAGGCCTGACGCTCGCGCAGCCAGGCGACTTCCAAGAGATCCCCGGCCGCGGCGCGAGCGGCGAGATCGACGGTTCGCCGGCCTGGGTCGGCAGCTTGTCGATGGCGAAAGAGCGCTTAAGCGATCCGCAGCAATTGCAAACCGCGGCCCAGCAGGTTGGCATCGGCTCGCTGGTCGTCGTCGGACGTGGCGAACAGCTACTCGGCCTGATTGTGCTGGGAGATCAAATTCGCGCAGGCGCCGCTGACGTCGTTCGGCAGCTGCATCATCTTGGCGTCAGCAACGTCGCAGTCCTCTCCGGCGACAACAACACCGCGGTTCAGCAAGTCGCGGCCGAAGTCGGCATTGACAATTGGCGCGGCGAACAGCTTCCCCAAGACAAAATCGCCGCCGTCAAAGAGCTGCGCGGCGACAACGTGATTGCGATGATCGGCGACGGCGTCAATGACGGTCCGGCGCTCGCCGCCGCCGACGTCGGCGTGGCGATGGGAGCGATCGGCGCCGATGCGGCGATCGAAACGGCCGACGTGGCGCTGATGTCGGACGAGATCACCAAGCTTCCGTGGCTGGTCGGGCTCGCCCGTCGCACCTTGCGAATGATCCAATTCAACATCGCGTTTGCGCTCGGCGTAAAGGCGATCTTCGTCATCCTGGCGGTGCTGGGGATGACCAACTTGTGGCTCGCGATCATCGCCGACACCGGCGTCTCGCTGCTGGTGATCGCCAACAGCTTGCGCTTGCTCAACTCAAATCAACACTAA